The Microlunatus antarcticus DNA segment GTGCGCACACCCTCGGCCCGCACGAGTCCTCCGTGGCTTACTGATGACCGTGGCCGATGTGCTCCGTCGTCCAGATCAGGCACTGACCGTGAACAGACCGAGAGGCAACCGTGACGCACACCATCGCCTGGACCGACGGGACCTGGACCCACCAGCCCGCCCACGTCATCAGCAAGGAGGATGGCCTCTACGCCACCGCGCGCGAGGGCAGCGACGCCTGGCGCACCACGTCCTACGGCTTCGTCCACGCCTCGGAGCACGCGTTGCTAGCCGGCCTCGAGCCGGAGTCGGCCGTCGAGGTGCAGTTCCGTCTCGACTTCTCGGGACAGTTCGACCAGGCGGGCATCTACGTCAGGGTCGACGACGAGACCTGGATCAAGGCCGGCGTGGAACTGAGTGACGGCGAGGAGAGCCTCGGAGCTGTCGTCACGCAGGGCACCTCCGACTGGTCGCTGTCCCCAGTTCCTGGCTGGGCGGGACGCCTGGTGACGATCCGTGGCAGCCGATCGGGCAACGCATTCACCGTTCGCGCCCGCGTCGACGACGAGCCCTGGCGGCTCGTACGCGTGGCACCGCTCGACCCGGAGGCCACGGTCGCAGCGGGACCCTTCTGCTGTGCGCCGACCCGAGCCGACCTCACCGTCCACTTCACGTCCTGGCGCGTCACCGAGCCCGACGACAGCCTGCACCCAGACGCCTGACCCGGGTTCACGTCGGACCACGCAGCCGAGGGCGACGCGCTCGCCGCGACGAGCTGCGGGCGCCGCCCGGTCTCCGCGGGTACCTCGAACCGACGCCTCACCCTGAGGAGGTGAGGGCGGGAACCTTCCAGGCAGGAGAGAGGTCCCGCTCCTGATCCTCGGGAGCTGAGACCCGCTCCGGAACCTCGGGAACCGGGCAGAAGTCGCCCTCGCACGCGGCGGCCGTCGGGTCGCCGACGAGCACGAGAGGACTCACCGGAGCGGTCGTCACCTCGCCACGCCTTCGGCGGAGACCTGGTCGCGCTCGGCTCGCGCCTGCCGCAGGACGTCGGTGAAGGTCGCGGGATCCTGCGCCCCGGAGACGCCGTACCTGCCGTCGATCACGAAGAACGGCACCCCGCGGATGCCGTACACCTCCGCCTGGGCGACGTCGGCCTTGACGTCGGCGAGGAACGTCTCTGCCTCGAGGGCGGTGACCACCTCGGCCCGGTCGAGCCCGATCTCGGCGGCGAGGTCCGCGAGGTCGTCGACGCGCCCGACGTGGTGTCCCTCGACGAAGTACGCCTTGAGGAGGCGCTCCTTCATGTCGAGCTGGCGGCCCTTGCTCTTCGCGAAGTGGACCAGCTCGTGCGCCTTCACCGTGTTGGTCTGGTGGACGTGCTCGTAGTCGAAGTCGAGCCCGACGCTCGAAGCGATGCCGGTGACCCGTTCCAGCATCTCCGTCACCTGGGCGACGGGCATCCCCTTGCGCTCGCTCAAGTACTCGAGCGCGGTGCCCTCGTAGTCCACCGGGGTGTCCGGGGCGAGCTCGAACGAGTGGTACTCCACCTCGACGCCGCCGCCGAACTGGGCAGCCCCGTCCTCGAACTTGCGCTTGCCGATGTAGCACCAGGGGCACTGCACGTCGGACCAGATGTCGACCTTCACGGCTTCGCTCATGCAGCACGCAACCAGGACCGGTGGAACGCGTATTCCCACGGCGCGGAGCCCGGTACGCGAGGCCCGCCCGACGGGCGGAGCCACGGCCCTCAGCCTCCGCTGGACCTGGGCGTCGGCTTCGCCGCCAGCCGGTAGCTGCGGGTGTCGCTCTGCGCGCCGGTCACGTAGTTGGTGGCGCTGACGTCCAGGAAGCGGACGGCGGTGTAGTCCTTCGGCGGCGCGAACGTGCAGTCCGAGACCGTCGCCCCGGCGGCGAGGCGACGACGCTCGCACGACCACCCGCGCGGCGGCGACGCGACCGGTGTGCCGTCGGTCGTGCGCCAGCGGAAGTACAGGTTGACCGGGGTCCCCTGCAGGTCGGACGCCCCGAGGACGACGTGGACCTGCTGGCCCACCTCGACGGTGGACGCCGTGCCCGTCGACGGCGTCGCGGAGCTCCAGCGGGGCTTGTCGTCGACGTCCGGCACGGGAGTCGGGTCGACCAGCAGCAGCCGCTCGACACCCTCGGAGATCGGCTGACGGATCGCCAGGAGCTCGGAGCCTGCCGGCGCGAAGTCCTCGCCGTGCCCCTTGACCGGGCCGAGCAGGACGTGCCGGCGCAGGTCCGCGATGTACTCGGTCGACGCGCTTCCCGAGGGGCCCTTGTAGACGACGCCGAAGCGGCCCGACGCCGAGGACGGCAGCGGGTCGGTCTCGAACTTCTCCGGGACGTAGTAGCAGGCCTCGGGGCTGGGCGGCCCGAACAGGCTCACCGTGTTGGTCGCCGGCGACCACTGCCGCACGGAGGAGCACCCGCCCGGGCCGATGCCGAGGTGGGACGAGCCGTCCTTGGTCCAGTAGCCGTCGATCCTGCCCGGGTACCGGGTGCCTCGGTAGGTGGCGAGCGCGTCGGCCCCGGTCGCGACGTTGCGGTAGTGGTAGGCGTACGGCGCGCTGCGGTAGAGCAGGTACTTCCCGTCCGGCGAGGCCCAGACCGCGTCCTGGGTGGGGATCTCGACCGCCTTGCCCGTCTGCCGGTCCCACAGGAAGGCACCGGGGTAGGCGTAGTAGCCGACCACCCACCGGGCGCTCCGGCCGACGAAGAAGGTGAAGAAGGGGAAGCCGTACGTCGTCGGGAGCGAGACCACGGAGCCGTTGCCGAAGTCGTAGACCACGGGCCTGGAGTCCGACCACCGGTTCACGATCACCGCCGTGCCGTCGCCCGACCAGCTGGCGCTGTCGTTGTAGACGCGCGCCCCGGGCGGGACCTGGCAGGAGGTGCCGGAGCCGAAGCAGCCGTCCTCGGAGTAGTCGGGAGCGCCGCTGTACACCTCGGCGACGAAGCGGTGACCCGTCGGGCTCCAGGAGTGGAACCGGATCTCCTTCTGGGTCGTGGACAGCGGAACACTCGACCGGGCCGCACGGTCGTAGGTGAAGGGGGCGGACTGGGTGGAGCTCCCGGGCGGAGCGGGGTGGAGGTCGGAACGGCCGGTGAAGGACAGGTACGCACCGTCGGCGGAGAGACCGGTGACCCCGGTGACGTGGGCGTCGGGCGCCAGCACGGAGACCTGGCGGCTGGCGGCGTCCCACGCGTAGACCGTGATCTCTCCGGCGCTGACGTTCACCTGCCACTGCAAGGTGTCGGCCTGCGCCGCCCAGCGGGTAAGCGAGCTGTCGCAGACCACGTGCGCGTGGACCAGCCCGAGATCCCGACGGGCCGCGACGTCGTAGAGGTGCAGGTCGCACTGGTCACCCGACGGGACGAGGTGGCTGTAGTACGCCCCGCCGTGGCTGAAACCCGGCTTGCCGTGCTGGCTGTCCGGGCCCAGGTCGGCGACGACGGTCCCCACCCCGGCGTCGCTCGCGGGCGCGGCCGCAGCCGTGGAGATCGGAACCAGCCCGGCACCCGCGCCGCAGAGCAGCAGAGCAACCCACCAACGCCGCCATCTGGTCAAGGTCAGCCGCCTCGGGGGAGAACACGGACGCGCACGCGTGCGGTGGCCTCATCCTGCGCCCGGACGCCCACAGCGTCAACGGTCTGGGCACGCACGGCGCACCAGCGCTCAGCGGGGTGACTTGTGAGCTTGCTCGTCATGCGTCGCGCGGCTGATCTGGGCGTCTGGTCCGGTGCTCATCCTGGGTCACGGTCCTTCAGATCAGCTCGTCGCCTACGCCTTCGCACGTCTTCCAGAGCTCGGCCAGGGCCGTCGGTACTCTGGAGGCCTTGCCCAACGGCTCCGTGGCCTGCGTACGAGGACACGTAGAACCTGTCGCGCACCAGGCTCGACACCGGGCACCAGTTGACTCGATCGATCAGATCACCGAGAAGAAGGCTTCACCTTGACCCCACCTGCACCCAGCACGACCCTGCCCGACCTCGATCGCGCGGGACTCCGCGTCGTCGCCTTCGGCGGTCTGGGGGAGATCGGCCGCAACATGACGGTCCTGGAGTACCGGGGCCGGCTGCTGGTCATCGACTGCGGGGTGCTCTTCCCCGAGGAGCACCAGCCCGGGATCGACGTCATCCTGCCCGACTTCACCTGGATCCGGGACCGTCTCGACCGCGTCGCCGCGATCGTCCTCACGCACGGCCACGAGGACCACATCGGAGGCGTTCCCTACCTGCTCCGCGAACGTCCCAGCATCCCCGTGGTGGGTTCCCGCCTGACCCTCGCCTTCATCAAGGCGAAGCTCGAGGAGTTCCGCATCCGTCCCAAGACCATCGAGGTCGAGGCCGGGCGCAGGATCGACCTGGACACGTTCGACTGCGAGTTCGTCGCCGTCAACCACTCGATCCCGGACGGCCTGGCCGTGGCGGTGCGGACCGACGCGGGGATGCTGCTGCACACCGGCGACTTCAAGATGGACCAGTTCCCCCTCGACGGCCGCATCACCGACCTGCGGGCCTTCGCCCGCCTGGGCGAGGAGGGGGTCGCCCTCTTCCTCACCGACTCCACCAACGCCGAGGTGCCGGGCTTCACCACGTCCGAGCGCGAGCTCACACCCGCCATCGAGACGGTCTTCCGGACCGCCCCGAAGCGCATCATCGTGTCCAGCTTCGCCAGCCACGTGCACCGCATCCAGCAGGTCCTCGACGCCGCGCAGGCCAGCGGCCGCAAGGTGGCCTTCGTCGGGCGCTCCATGGTCCGCAACATGGGCATCGCCCGTGACCTCGGCTACCTGACCATCCCCGAGGGCCTCGTCGTCGACCTCAAGCAGCTCGACCGGCTGCCCGACCGGAAGGTGACGTTGATCTGCACCGGGTCGCAGGGCGAGCCGATGGCGGCGCTGGCCCGCATGGCCAACCGCGACCACATGGTCCGCGTCGGCCAGGGGGACACCGTGCTCCTGGCGAGCTCCCTCATCCCGGGCAACGAGTCGGCCATCTACCGCTTGATCAACGGGCTGTCGCGGCTCGGCGCGAACGTCGTCCACACCGGGAACGCCAAGGTCCACGTGTCCGGGCACGCCAGCGCCGGCGAGCTCGTCTACTGCTACAACATCGTGAAGCCGGCCAACGTGATGCCCGTGCACGGCGAGTGGCGCCACCTGCAGGCCAACGCCGCTCTGGCCGAGCGCACCGGGGTCCCGCGCGATCGGATCGTCGTGGGCGAGGACGGCATGGTGGTCGACCTCGTCGCCGGGCGCGCCTCGGTCGTCGGAACGGTCCCGGCCCAGCACATCTACGTCGACGGTCAGACCGTCGGCGGCGCCACCGAGGCCTCCCTGGCCGACCGCCGGACCCTGTCGCAAGAGGGAGCCGTGACGGTCGTCGGGATCGTCGAGCTGCGGACCGGCCGGCTCGCCGAGGACCTGGACTTCATCGTGCACGGCTTCACCCAGGACCCGGCCGACTTCAACGACGTCACGCCGGCGGTGCGCAGCGCCCTCCGCAAGGCCGGCCCGCTGACCCAGGACGACGCAGAGGCCGTCCTCCGCGACACCGTGTCCCGCTGGATCAGCAAGCGGTTCCGCCGGACACCCCTGGTGATCCCGGTCGTCGTCGAGGAGTGAGAGCGGCGAGAAGATGCTCGGGGGTTCATTCCCTCGCCGCTCATCACCATCTTCACCTCGACGGCGCACATCGCCCAGCCTGGTGAGCGTTCACTCTCGGACATCGCCGGAACTGGACAGATCTGCGCCGAGGAGTTCGTGACAGGCCGGCAGGACCACGTCGTCAGCGGTTGTCGAGCCTGCCCCCGGTCGTGAGGCCGAGCGCGTACGGGGGCCGGTGCAGGACTGCTGGCTATAGTCGAAAAGCCGCTCGAAGCCGTCGTCGGCAGAACGATCGGTGAACGATGTCGAGCCCCGCAAACCCGTTCGGCGCGAGGTCCTCCGCCCGCGTCACCGCCGCGACGTGCGCGTCCGTCACGCGGTGCGCACGATGAAGCAGGCCTGGCTGCCCGGGCGCGACAAGAAGGCCGTCCGTCATCCGGGCGAGCACGGCGCCCTGCGCCCGTCGCCCGACCAGCCGCAGCGGTCGACCCTCGTCCTCGGCGGGGGCATCGCGGGCATCGCGGCCGCCGTCGGCCTCGCCGAGCGCGGCGTCGAGGTCACCCTCGTCGAGCGCGAGGCGCAGCTTGGCGGCCGCGTACGCTCCTGGCCGGTCGAGCACGACAGCGCCGCCGGCGCGCCGGTCACCATGAGCCGGGGCTTCCACGCCTTCTTCCGGCAGTACTACAACCTGCGTGCCCTCCTGCGCCGCGTCGACCCGGCCCTCGAGGGCCTGACCGCCGTCGAGGACTACCCACTGGTCCTGGCGGGCGGCCACCGCGACTCGTTCGCCGGCGTGCCCCGTACGCCGCCGCTCAACATGGCGGCCTTCGTGGCCCAGAGCCCCAGCTTCACCGCGGGCGACCTGAAGAACATCGACGAGGTGGCGGTCTGGGAGCTGCTCGACGTCGACTTCCCCGCGACCTTCTCGGCGCACGACGGCGAGAGCGCGGCCGCCTTCCTCGACCGGCTCGGCTTCCCCGACGCCGCCCGGCACCTGGCGCTCGAGGTCTTCGCCCGCAGCTTCTTCGCCGCGCCCGACGAGTTCTCGGCCGGCGAGCTGGTCGGGATGTTCCACAGCTACTTCCTCGGCTCGTCCGAGGGCCTGCTCTTCGACGTCCCCGTCGACGACTACGACACCATCTTCTGGGGGCCGCTCCGTGGCTACCTGGAGCGGCTCGGCGTCGAGGTCCGGGCCGGGGAGACCGTCCAGGACCTCGACCTGGGCGGGGACCAGGTCAGCGTGACGACCGACCGGGGCACCCTCACCG contains these protein-coding regions:
- a CDS encoding DUF1349 domain-containing protein; the encoded protein is MTHTIAWTDGTWTHQPAHVISKEDGLYATAREGSDAWRTTSYGFVHASEHALLAGLEPESAVEVQFRLDFSGQFDQAGIYVRVDDETWIKAGVELSDGEESLGAVVTQGTSDWSLSPVPGWAGRLVTIRGSRSGNAFTVRARVDDEPWRLVRVAPLDPEATVAAGPFCCAPTRADLTVHFTSWRVTEPDDSLHPDA
- a CDS encoding DsbA family oxidoreductase, whose amino-acid sequence is MSEAVKVDIWSDVQCPWCYIGKRKFEDGAAQFGGGVEVEYHSFELAPDTPVDYEGTALEYLSERKGMPVAQVTEMLERVTGIASSVGLDFDYEHVHQTNTVKAHELVHFAKSKGRQLDMKERLLKAYFVEGHHVGRVDDLADLAAEIGLDRAEVVTALEAETFLADVKADVAQAEVYGIRGVPFFVIDGRYGVSGAQDPATFTDVLRQARAERDQVSAEGVAR
- a CDS encoding ribonuclease J; translated protein: MTPPAPSTTLPDLDRAGLRVVAFGGLGEIGRNMTVLEYRGRLLVIDCGVLFPEEHQPGIDVILPDFTWIRDRLDRVAAIVLTHGHEDHIGGVPYLLRERPSIPVVGSRLTLAFIKAKLEEFRIRPKTIEVEAGRRIDLDTFDCEFVAVNHSIPDGLAVAVRTDAGMLLHTGDFKMDQFPLDGRITDLRAFARLGEEGVALFLTDSTNAEVPGFTTSERELTPAIETVFRTAPKRIIVSSFASHVHRIQQVLDAAQASGRKVAFVGRSMVRNMGIARDLGYLTIPEGLVVDLKQLDRLPDRKVTLICTGSQGEPMAALARMANRDHMVRVGQGDTVLLASSLIPGNESAIYRLINGLSRLGANVVHTGNAKVHVSGHASAGELVYCYNIVKPANVMPVHGEWRHLQANAALAERTGVPRDRIVVGEDGMVVDLVAGRASVVGTVPAQHIYVDGQTVGGATEASLADRRTLSQEGAVTVVGIVELRTGRLAEDLDFIVHGFTQDPADFNDVTPAVRSALRKAGPLTQDDAEAVLRDTVSRWISKRFRRTPLVIPVVVEE
- a CDS encoding FAD-dependent oxidoreductase; its protein translation is MRVRHAVRTMKQAWLPGRDKKAVRHPGEHGALRPSPDQPQRSTLVLGGGIAGIAAAVGLAERGVEVTLVEREAQLGGRVRSWPVEHDSAAGAPVTMSRGFHAFFRQYYNLRALLRRVDPALEGLTAVEDYPLVLAGGHRDSFAGVPRTPPLNMAAFVAQSPSFTAGDLKNIDEVAVWELLDVDFPATFSAHDGESAAAFLDRLGFPDAARHLALEVFARSFFAAPDEFSAGELVGMFHSYFLGSSEGLLFDVPVDDYDTIFWGPLRGYLERLGVEVRAGETVQDLDLGGDQVSVTTDRGTLTADTVVLATDLRTTRSLVETTRGSLDDPGWRSRIAETRDAPPFAVWRLWLDRKVAADRPAFLGTSGYGPMDNITVLERFEAGARRWSDAHDASVVEVHAYALQPEDGDEAQVRRTLRAELARVYPETADAEVVGEEWLLSDDCPLVGTTPWVLRPEVATPDLRLVLAGDGIRCDYPVALMERAATTGFLAANRLLAGWGLAGHDLWTVPMSTRQPGLLKARTLLDRVSA